In Leptospira ryugenii, one genomic interval encodes:
- a CDS encoding LIC_11026 family protein yields the protein MLVRWKQFLRELLRRRVFRAFLLSFILYKSVFNSFSADYFLPRLLESFLQARVHLETRCFSLFFGFEFENVRIETKEPFPEENLLQAKRLALRYQIPMLLLAKLKVSEIALESAEIHLHERNQIWNFATLLKPSDEKKEEEEPKEPLSSLRTWIPVAAEAHLSLKDVRIDITKESQPNSFVSIEDLNFRFDLVTNRFTNLPFDYTITEQIDQLYLGFNPERAPSIQIETKDLNWKQSLPIGLLLDWNRDRDKNPHFLFTSKIGSEQIQFTYKNKPVTFGAVLSHHIEYFPEEDKVIFRDIALSILGDRWLQIAGLANNVTKDNRHIDIAVTESKINLEPLHKLLLQLDGIVPKIALGGNVSFSGTTVKGTGKETIFSLVAIANQLSISSSGKTHQIPTLLMNLGLGVDFSEGKSKSAEDPFPWLQSFFIDQCQLQYNGIKIDISGLMDKGKQLDLDVSLENLRLVEYVSMLGGTTKAKVLIRAKDFSNLPVQLALSVERFRYSLDRSRSPDSWLGLFGDIRLFFSGPFQLAFLSIPKFTLNQKTLSGADALALQFQGDVRLGEEKNINIKPLNLSAKIPFLLQTVPLFLKEKIAPLQSVIGDHPELKIDSNVLLNSKYQKVILALTGKIPGLELSDLSIKMDLLRSLAENEKIQINSFQMTGYENILSLKSAGSLEKKGGKSPLGPYFGNLDLNLSLKSSTKKNLLKGISFSGNVNLSTKIKDFDIIGEFQSDHSNIHQTNHKCPGLECKAFLVEDLDAKIPFHHSLNWTRKESLIVGDKSQFIKNYGRTLEPNLKIGQIIGTHPSIPDLPFEYVKRQGTLPGFSARIDYQENYASIESLKAYTLDGLVFGKNIVFNVGTSSPSQMEFRGNLQIRDIDLKQLMAPKVRDKIADGKLKADLNISVRDLTEPVANMDLFFSIFQIGSDFGKSALNVISPQNFLIDRIADSYAVNTIDISLSKGLVYADVFFRRSILSVFINLEDSKISQQRMPLANFLKRARSEIETYQ from the coding sequence GTGTTGGTTCGTTGGAAGCAATTCTTGAGGGAGCTCCTGCGTAGGAGAGTGTTTCGTGCCTTTCTCCTTTCCTTTATCCTTTACAAATCTGTTTTCAATAGCTTCTCCGCGGATTATTTCCTCCCCAGACTTTTGGAATCTTTCCTCCAGGCCCGGGTACATTTGGAAACTCGGTGTTTCTCTTTGTTTTTTGGTTTTGAATTTGAAAACGTTCGGATCGAGACAAAAGAACCTTTTCCAGAGGAGAACCTTCTCCAGGCGAAGCGTTTGGCTCTTCGCTACCAGATCCCGATGCTTCTTTTGGCAAAATTGAAGGTTTCAGAAATAGCTCTGGAATCCGCCGAGATCCATTTACACGAGAGAAATCAGATTTGGAACTTTGCGACCCTTCTCAAACCTTCCGATGAAAAAAAAGAAGAGGAAGAACCAAAAGAACCACTCAGTTCCTTACGAACATGGATACCTGTAGCGGCGGAGGCACACCTATCTTTGAAGGATGTGAGAATTGATATCACAAAAGAATCGCAACCCAACTCTTTTGTGAGCATTGAGGATCTAAACTTTCGATTTGATTTGGTCACAAATCGATTCACCAATCTCCCGTTTGATTATACCATTACTGAACAAATTGACCAATTGTATTTAGGATTCAACCCCGAGCGTGCGCCCTCCATCCAAATTGAAACCAAAGATTTGAATTGGAAACAAAGCCTTCCCATCGGTTTACTTTTGGATTGGAATCGCGACAGAGATAAAAACCCTCATTTTCTTTTTACATCAAAGATTGGTTCAGAGCAAATCCAATTCACATATAAAAATAAGCCAGTTACGTTTGGTGCCGTTCTTAGCCATCATATAGAATATTTTCCTGAAGAAGATAAAGTTATTTTTAGAGATATCGCATTATCTATCTTAGGTGATAGGTGGTTGCAGATAGCTGGCTTAGCTAACAATGTAACAAAAGACAATCGACATATTGATATTGCCGTCACCGAGTCAAAAATCAATCTCGAACCGCTTCATAAGTTGCTTTTGCAATTAGATGGGATAGTCCCGAAAATTGCTTTGGGCGGCAATGTTTCATTTTCTGGAACAACTGTTAAAGGAACTGGGAAGGAGACGATTTTTTCTTTGGTCGCTATCGCCAACCAACTATCTATTTCATCTTCTGGAAAAACCCACCAGATCCCGACTTTACTTATGAATTTAGGCTTGGGTGTCGATTTTTCCGAAGGGAAATCAAAATCAGCAGAAGACCCATTTCCTTGGTTGCAATCCTTTTTCATCGACCAATGCCAGTTGCAATACAATGGGATCAAGATCGATATTTCTGGCTTAATGGACAAAGGCAAACAATTAGATTTGGACGTTTCACTTGAAAACCTTAGGTTAGTTGAATATGTTTCTATGTTGGGTGGAACAACAAAAGCTAAGGTGTTAATCAGGGCAAAGGATTTTAGCAATTTGCCAGTCCAGTTGGCCTTATCAGTTGAACGATTTCGCTATTCATTAGATAGATCTAGGTCACCAGATTCATGGTTAGGTTTATTTGGTGACATCCGTTTGTTCTTTTCTGGGCCATTTCAATTGGCTTTCCTATCCATTCCAAAGTTTACTTTAAATCAGAAAACTTTATCTGGAGCGGACGCCTTAGCCTTACAATTCCAAGGTGATGTCCGATTGGGTGAAGAAAAAAATATAAATATTAAACCACTCAACCTCAGTGCAAAAATACCTTTTTTGTTACAAACTGTACCTTTATTCCTAAAAGAAAAAATTGCGCCCTTGCAATCAGTGATTGGAGACCATCCTGAACTCAAAATAGACTCAAATGTACTTTTGAATTCAAAGTACCAAAAAGTTATTTTGGCATTAACAGGAAAGATCCCTGGACTAGAGCTTTCGGATTTGTCCATAAAAATGGATTTATTACGAAGTTTAGCAGAAAATGAAAAAATCCAAATCAATTCATTTCAAATGACAGGGTATGAGAACATCTTATCACTTAAGAGCGCAGGCTCCCTTGAGAAAAAAGGAGGTAAGTCTCCGTTGGGACCATATTTTGGGAACTTGGATTTAAATTTGTCATTGAAGTCTTCTACAAAAAAGAATTTGTTAAAAGGGATTTCCTTTAGCGGGAATGTAAATCTCTCTACAAAGATCAAAGATTTTGACATCATAGGTGAATTCCAATCAGATCATTCCAATATTCACCAAACAAATCATAAATGCCCAGGACTTGAATGTAAGGCATTTTTGGTGGAAGATTTGGATGCTAAGATTCCTTTTCATCACAGTCTTAATTGGACAAGAAAAGAAAGTCTTATCGTGGGGGATAAATCGCAGTTTATTAAGAATTATGGCAGAACCTTAGAGCCAAACTTAAAAATTGGTCAGATTATAGGGACTCATCCAAGTATACCCGACCTTCCTTTTGAATATGTGAAGAGGCAGGGAACTCTTCCTGGTTTTTCCGCGCGCATCGACTACCAAGAAAATTATGCCTCGATCGAAAGTTTGAAGGCCTATACGCTAGATGGACTTGTCTTTGGGAAAAATATCGTTTTCAATGTCGGAACTTCAAGTCCCTCACAAATGGAGTTTCGTGGCAATCTTCAGATAAGAGATATAGATTTGAAACAATTGATGGCACCAAAAGTTCGAGATAAAATTGCTGATGGTAAACTCAAGGCTGACCTGAATATATCTGTTAGAGATTTAACAGAGCCTGTCGCAAACATGGATTTATTCTTCTCTATTTTTCAAATTGGTAGTGATTTTGGTAAAAGTGCCTTGAATGTTATCTCGCCTCAGAATTTTTTGATAGACCGTATTGCTGATAGTTATGCGGTAAACACAATCGATATTTCTTTGTCCAAAGGCTTAGTATATGCGGATGTATTTTTTAGAAGATCTATCTTGTCGGTATTCATTAATTTGGAAGATAGCAAAATATCACAGCAGAGAATGCCTCTAGCAAATTTTTTGAAACGTGCTCGATCGGAAATAGAAACCTATCAATAG
- a CDS encoding STAS domain-containing protein, whose protein sequence is MKIKVTSKNDVHIIKIEGAIKAGNEFELSEKIEQYIKKGQVPKFIIDLKKVPFINSAGLGTFLNIYKHIDGLNGRLVFANLNSDIENLMEITKLSSVFEIYKTLEEAEDSFEY, encoded by the coding sequence ATGAAAATCAAAGTTACGAGCAAAAACGACGTGCACATCATTAAAATTGAAGGTGCCATTAAAGCGGGGAATGAATTTGAGCTTTCTGAAAAGATTGAACAATACATCAAAAAAGGACAAGTGCCTAAATTCATTATTGATTTGAAAAAGGTTCCCTTCATTAACTCAGCTGGGCTCGGAACGTTTTTGAACATTTATAAACACATCGATGGTTTGAATGGGCGCCTCGTTTTTGCAAATCTAAACTCAGACATTGAAAATCTCATGGAAATCACCAAGCTTTCCAGTGTTTTCGAGATCTATAAAACCCTAGAAGAGGCAGAAGACTCCTTCGAATACTAA
- a CDS encoding RNA polymerase subunit sigma-70 codes for MYQTKTEEELRAEISKARLTGDLSSLRVSLPPWISEKVAKKRIISDDDKSDLVLEILERFSIMWNLSKSYHIQVVLGFFVTYGFNLYRNQTRKQFDIEGNIAYIDMWRDKKEEEINLFDPNVSLRELVEQHLTLLPLMSNLVISLRFDLPLLGKYRKAFLWRLHQMGQNRDSFQTLYDKKKQAAEQKLDTCNQRIIRYTRLLMQAQDPEKRKEYGKHKREWMVLREKAINKSLFSEREIARILGITRKEVRVHLAKTKNHFQKHGQELLHCA; via the coding sequence ATGTATCAAACGAAAACAGAAGAAGAATTAAGAGCGGAAATTTCAAAAGCACGACTAACAGGAGATCTAAGTTCCTTGCGGGTATCATTACCACCTTGGATCAGTGAGAAAGTAGCGAAGAAAAGGATTATTTCAGACGATGACAAATCGGATTTGGTTCTAGAGATTTTGGAACGATTTTCCATTATGTGGAATCTTTCAAAATCATACCATATCCAAGTTGTCCTAGGTTTTTTTGTCACCTATGGATTTAATTTATACAGAAACCAAACTCGAAAACAATTTGATATAGAGGGTAACATTGCCTATATAGATATGTGGAGAGACAAAAAAGAAGAGGAGATTAATCTCTTTGATCCCAATGTGAGCTTACGCGAGCTTGTGGAACAGCATCTCACCTTACTCCCGTTAATGTCAAATTTGGTCATCTCCCTTCGGTTTGATCTGCCTCTTCTTGGGAAATACCGAAAGGCCTTTCTCTGGAGATTGCACCAAATGGGCCAAAACCGGGACAGTTTTCAGACATTATATGATAAAAAGAAACAAGCTGCCGAGCAAAAATTGGACACCTGCAACCAAAGGATCATACGGTATACACGCCTTTTGATGCAGGCCCAAGACCCAGAAAAAAGAAAAGAGTATGGAAAACACAAACGCGAATGGATGGTCTTACGAGAAAAAGCAATTAACAAGAGTCTATTTTCGGAAAGAGAGATCGCAAGGATATTGGGAATTACCAGAAAAGAGGTAAGAGTCCATCTAGCGAAAACAAAGAACCACTTCCAGAAGCACGGGCAAGAATTATTGCACTGTGCATAA